In Kitasatospora sp. NA04385, a single genomic region encodes these proteins:
- the ftsH gene encoding ATP-dependent zinc metalloprotease FtsH: protein MDVKRYFRAPIMWVVLAALAVFALMELVSDSSGYKTADTGQVVSAIDNNQVKSAQLTTGDSNLIKIQLQDGQKLKAGSNNKSPSGTRFQASYTGDQQAADLAAKLQGKYADGQIADGYTVSPEKQSTFVSLLFSMLPIVIIVLVFLFLMNQMQGGGSRVMQFGKSKAKLLTKDTPKTTFADVAGADEAVEELHEIKEFLQEPAKFQAVGAKIPKGVLLYGPPGTGKTLLARAVAGEAGVPFYSISGSDFVEMFVGVGASRVRDLFEQAKANAPAIIFVDEIDAVGRHRGAGLGGGHDEREQTLNQLLVEMDGFDVKGGVILIAATNRPDILDPALLRPGRFDRQIAVDRPDLQGRLDILKVHQKGKPIAPDVDLSAVAKRTPGFTGADLSNVLNEAALLTARSEKKLIDNQVLDEAIDRVVAGPQKRSRIMSDKEKKITAYHEGGHALVAAACNYSDPVHKITILSRGRALGYTMVLPDEDKYSTTRNEMLDQLSYMLGGRAAEELVFHDPTTGASNDIEKATATARAMVTQYGMSERLGAIKFGSSDSEPFLGREMSHQRDYSEEVAGLVDEEVKKLIETAHNEAWEILVENRDVLDNLVLELLEKETLNKEQIAEIFTPVIKRPPRPAWTGSARRTPSTRPPVQSPKELALTNGAAAAPADPVDIVKLPPVDGGQVES, encoded by the coding sequence ATGGACGTCAAGCGATACTTCCGTGCGCCGATCATGTGGGTCGTGCTGGCCGCCCTCGCCGTGTTCGCGTTGATGGAGCTCGTCTCGGATTCGAGCGGCTACAAGACTGCGGACACCGGTCAGGTCGTCAGTGCCATCGACAACAACCAGGTGAAGTCGGCGCAGCTCACCACCGGTGACTCGAACCTCATCAAGATCCAGCTGCAGGACGGCCAGAAGCTGAAGGCGGGCTCGAACAACAAGTCGCCGTCCGGCACCCGCTTCCAGGCCTCCTACACCGGAGACCAGCAGGCCGCCGACCTGGCCGCCAAGCTCCAGGGCAAGTACGCCGACGGCCAGATCGCCGACGGTTACACGGTCAGCCCCGAGAAGCAGTCGACCTTCGTCAGCCTGCTCTTCTCGATGCTGCCGATCGTGATCATCGTCCTGGTCTTCCTGTTCCTGATGAACCAGATGCAGGGCGGCGGCTCCCGGGTCATGCAGTTCGGCAAGTCCAAGGCCAAACTGCTCACCAAGGACACCCCGAAGACCACCTTCGCGGACGTCGCGGGCGCCGACGAGGCGGTCGAGGAGCTCCACGAGATCAAGGAGTTCCTGCAGGAGCCGGCCAAGTTCCAGGCGGTCGGCGCCAAGATCCCCAAGGGCGTGCTGCTGTACGGCCCGCCCGGCACCGGCAAGACCCTGCTGGCCCGCGCCGTCGCGGGCGAGGCGGGCGTGCCGTTCTACTCGATCTCCGGCTCCGACTTCGTCGAGATGTTCGTCGGCGTCGGCGCCAGCCGCGTCCGCGACCTGTTCGAGCAGGCCAAGGCCAACGCCCCGGCGATCATCTTCGTCGACGAGATCGACGCCGTCGGCCGGCACCGCGGTGCGGGCCTCGGCGGCGGCCACGACGAGCGCGAGCAGACCCTCAACCAGCTGCTGGTCGAGATGGACGGCTTCGACGTCAAGGGCGGCGTCATCCTGATCGCCGCCACCAACCGCCCCGACATCCTGGACCCGGCGCTGCTGCGCCCCGGCCGCTTCGACCGGCAGATCGCCGTCGACCGCCCGGACCTCCAGGGCCGGCTGGACATCCTCAAGGTGCACCAGAAGGGCAAGCCGATCGCGCCGGACGTCGACCTCTCGGCCGTCGCCAAGCGCACCCCCGGCTTCACCGGCGCCGACCTGTCGAACGTGCTGAACGAGGCGGCGCTGCTCACCGCGCGCTCCGAGAAGAAGCTGATCGACAACCAGGTGCTGGACGAGGCGATCGACCGCGTCGTGGCCGGTCCGCAGAAGCGCTCGCGGATCATGTCCGACAAGGAGAAGAAGATCACCGCGTACCACGAGGGCGGCCACGCCCTGGTCGCGGCGGCCTGCAACTACTCCGACCCGGTGCACAAGATCACCATCCTGTCCCGGGGCCGCGCCCTGGGCTACACGATGGTGCTGCCGGACGAGGACAAGTACTCGACCACCCGCAACGAGATGCTCGACCAGCTCTCGTACATGCTGGGCGGCCGGGCGGCCGAGGAACTGGTCTTCCACGACCCGACCACCGGTGCCTCGAACGACATCGAGAAGGCCACCGCCACCGCGCGGGCCATGGTCACCCAGTACGGCATGAGCGAGCGCCTCGGCGCGATCAAGTTCGGCTCCTCCGACTCCGAGCCGTTCCTCGGCCGCGAGATGTCCCACCAGCGCGACTACTCGGAAGAGGTCGCCGGGCTGGTGGACGAGGAGGTCAAGAAGCTGATCGAGACGGCGCACAACGAGGCCTGGGAGATCCTGGTCGAGAACCGCGACGTGCTCGACAACCTGGTCCTCGAACTGCTGGAGAAGGAGACGCTGAACAAGGAGCAGATCGCCGAGATCTTCACTCCGGTGATCAAGCGTCCCCCGCGTCCGGCGTGGACCGGGTCGGCCCGCCGCACCCCGTCCACCCGCCCGCCGGTGCAGTCGCCGAAGGAGCTGGCGCTGACCAACGGCGCCGCGGCCGCCCCGGCGGACCCGGTGGACATCGTGAAGCTCCCGCCGGTCGACGGCGGCCAGGTCGAGAGCTGA